A DNA window from Allokutzneria albata contains the following coding sequences:
- a CDS encoding SDR family NAD(P)-dependent oxidoreductase codes for MSRPITIVTGGGRGIGAAICVRLAADGHDVVIGYRSDREAAQAVAKEVAERGGRSLPVAMDTSAEADVERLFDTAAAELGPISGLVNNAGVTGKLGSLVDTSTEDLRQVLEVNVLGYLLCARRAAKDMAGRGGAIVNISSAAATLGSPGEYVHYAASKAATDAMTVGLAKELAKDGIRVNGVAPGTVHTRIHADMGDPDRPNRVASRIPLGRSGQPEEIAGAVSWLFSPDASFTTGTTIRIAGGL; via the coding sequence ATGAGCCGTCCCATCACCATCGTCACCGGCGGCGGCCGGGGCATCGGCGCCGCGATCTGCGTCCGGCTGGCCGCGGACGGGCACGACGTGGTGATCGGCTACCGCAGCGACCGCGAAGCCGCGCAGGCGGTGGCCAAGGAGGTCGCCGAGCGCGGCGGCCGGTCGCTGCCGGTGGCGATGGACACCTCGGCCGAGGCGGACGTGGAGCGCCTGTTCGACACGGCGGCGGCAGAGCTCGGGCCGATCAGCGGTCTGGTCAACAACGCCGGTGTGACCGGGAAGCTCGGCTCGCTGGTGGACACGAGCACGGAGGACCTGCGGCAGGTGCTGGAGGTCAACGTGCTCGGCTATCTGCTGTGCGCGCGCCGCGCTGCCAAGGACATGGCCGGACGCGGCGGGGCGATCGTGAACATCTCCTCGGCCGCCGCGACCCTGGGCAGTCCTGGCGAGTACGTGCACTACGCCGCGAGCAAGGCGGCGACGGACGCGATGACCGTCGGCCTGGCGAAGGAGCTCGCCAAGGACGGCATCCGCGTGAACGGCGTCGCGCCGGGCACTGTGCACACCAGGATCCACGCCGACATGGGCGATCCGGACCGCCCCAACCGTGTCGCGAGCCGCATCCCGCTCGGTCGCTCGGGACAGCCGGAGGAGATCGCGGGCGCGGTGTCGTGGCTGTTCTCCCCGGACGCCTCGTTCACCACCGGCACCACGATCAGGATCGCGGGCGGTCTCTGA
- a CDS encoding flavodoxin family protein: MTLRALVLNCTLKKSPAESNTDQLASVVVTELEKLGVAVEQLRLVDLDIPPGVDTDVGPGDPWPAVHEKLLGSEILVFATPTWVGHPSSVAQRALERMDAMISETDDEQRPVAYNRVAGVLVTGNEDGAHHVISELAGGLGDIGYTIPGQAWTYWNRGPGPGPSYADTDEGKDWSHSTGRAMAGNLVAVAAALRDQPIPPPRS, from the coding sequence ATGACTCTGCGCGCCCTGGTGCTGAACTGCACTTTGAAGAAGTCCCCGGCCGAGTCCAACACCGATCAGCTGGCGTCGGTCGTCGTGACGGAACTGGAGAAGCTGGGCGTCGCGGTGGAACAGCTGCGGCTCGTCGACCTGGACATCCCGCCCGGCGTGGACACCGACGTGGGCCCGGGCGATCCGTGGCCCGCGGTGCACGAGAAGCTGCTCGGCTCCGAGATCCTGGTGTTCGCCACGCCGACGTGGGTCGGGCACCCGTCCTCGGTCGCGCAGCGCGCGCTGGAGCGGATGGACGCGATGATCTCCGAGACCGACGACGAGCAGCGGCCGGTCGCCTACAACCGGGTCGCCGGGGTGCTGGTGACCGGCAACGAGGACGGCGCGCACCACGTGATCAGCGAGCTGGCCGGCGGACTGGGTGACATCGGCTACACCATCCCCGGTCAGGCGTGGACGTACTGGAACCGCGGACCGGGCCCCGGACCGTCCTATGCGGACACTGATGAGGGCAAGGACTGGTCGCACAGCACCGGTCGGGCGATGGCGGGGAACCTGGTCGCTGTGGCAGCAGCCCTGCGTGACCAGCCGATTCCTCCGCCGAGAAGTTGA
- a CDS encoding phytoene/squalene synthase family protein, whose amino-acid sequence MGSRELDAAGITEPRLRRAYLRCRALNARHGRTYFLATRLLSPARRPAVHALYGFARWADEIVDNPSTVDMEAKLAELERSLAHALAEGACEHPVLAALIDTIDRFGLDHGLFTDFMASMRMDLTVTEYATFADLGRYVRGSAEVIGLQMLPVLGTVGPREEAAPYAARLGLAFQITNFLRDVDEDLDRGRVYLPMAELGAFGVDRDRLRWCQARGSADQAVRAALAHLIALNYADYRAAAPGIELLSPESRPCIRTAFRLYSGILDEIVAADYDVFAGRVAVPKVRRLAVAGAALLTRGFQEVAR is encoded by the coding sequence ATGGGCAGCCGCGAGCTCGACGCGGCCGGGATCACCGAACCCCGGCTCCGGCGGGCGTACCTGCGTTGCCGCGCGCTCAACGCCCGCCACGGCCGGACGTACTTCCTCGCCACCAGGCTGCTCAGCCCGGCGCGGCGGCCCGCGGTGCACGCGCTGTACGGGTTCGCGAGGTGGGCGGACGAGATCGTCGACAACCCGTCCACTGTGGACATGGAAGCGAAGCTGGCGGAGCTGGAGCGATCGCTGGCGCACGCGTTGGCGGAGGGCGCCTGCGAGCACCCGGTGCTGGCCGCGCTGATCGACACGATCGATCGCTTCGGGCTGGACCACGGGCTGTTCACCGACTTCATGGCCTCGATGCGGATGGACCTGACGGTCACCGAGTATGCCACGTTCGCCGATCTGGGGCGGTACGTCCGCGGCTCCGCGGAGGTGATCGGCCTGCAGATGCTGCCGGTCCTCGGCACGGTCGGCCCGCGCGAGGAGGCCGCGCCGTACGCCGCGCGGCTCGGGCTGGCCTTCCAGATCACCAACTTCCTGCGGGACGTGGACGAGGACCTGGACCGCGGCCGGGTCTACCTGCCGATGGCCGAACTGGGGGCCTTCGGCGTGGACCGGGACCGCCTCCGCTGGTGCCAGGCGCGCGGCAGCGCCGACCAGGCCGTCCGCGCCGCGCTCGCGCACCTGATCGCGCTGAACTACGCCGACTACCGGGCCGCCGCACCCGGGATCGAGCTGCTGTCACCGGAGTCGCGGCCGTGCATCCGAACGGCTTTTCGGCTCTACAGCGGCATTCTGGACGAGATCGTGGCCGCCGACTACGACGTGTTCGCTGGCCGCGTCGCCGTGCCGAAGGTCCGTAGACTCGCCGTGGCCGGAGCAGCCCTGCTCACCCGCGGTTTCCAGGAGGTAGCTCGATGA
- a CDS encoding DUF5914 domain-containing protein — protein MRWPKNWPIRPISPPPWTRQEPTWRGARPGLIAEALERALARPSGNWFVLAASSEITSAKPFGRHVAGQELVAWRTPDGELRVGPGACPHLGAPLCDAAVDGAALVCRWHGLSLGDKPTAGWARYPAYDDGVLAWVRLDRVGGEEPSEAPVLPQRPPLESSVSAVATVLGRCEPEDVVFNRLDPWHGAWFHPYSFAELRVLDASDFLVEVTFRLTKRIGVPVIARFSCPEPRTVVMHIVEGEGVGSVVETHATPIGPGRTAVIEATIAHSTRPGFAYARHVAGAVRPAMRWAAKRLWRDDIAYAERRFELRKDGRWPG, from the coding sequence ATGCGCTGGCCGAAGAACTGGCCGATCCGGCCCATCTCCCCGCCGCCCTGGACTCGCCAGGAGCCGACGTGGCGCGGCGCCAGGCCCGGCCTGATCGCCGAGGCGCTGGAGCGGGCGCTCGCCCGGCCCTCCGGCAACTGGTTCGTGCTCGCCGCCAGCTCGGAGATCACCTCGGCGAAGCCCTTCGGCAGGCACGTCGCCGGACAGGAGCTGGTGGCCTGGCGCACTCCTGACGGGGAGCTGCGCGTGGGGCCGGGCGCGTGCCCGCACCTCGGCGCTCCCCTCTGCGACGCGGCCGTCGACGGTGCCGCCCTGGTGTGCCGTTGGCACGGATTGTCGCTGGGAGACAAGCCAACCGCCGGTTGGGCACGCTATCCCGCCTACGACGACGGAGTGCTCGCATGGGTGCGGTTGGACCGCGTCGGCGGCGAAGAACCGTCGGAAGCGCCCGTGTTGCCCCAGCGTCCGCCGTTGGAGTCGTCGGTGTCCGCGGTGGCGACGGTGCTCGGCCGGTGCGAGCCCGAGGACGTCGTGTTCAACCGGCTCGATCCGTGGCACGGCGCGTGGTTCCACCCGTACTCCTTCGCCGAGCTGCGCGTGCTCGACGCGAGCGACTTCCTCGTGGAGGTCACTTTCCGCCTGACCAAGCGAATCGGGGTGCCGGTGATCGCGCGGTTCAGCTGCCCCGAGCCGCGCACGGTCGTCATGCACATCGTCGAGGGCGAGGGCGTCGGCAGCGTCGTGGAAACCCACGCCACGCCCATCGGTCCCGGGAGGACAGCGGTGATCGAGGCGACCATCGCCCACTCCACGCGGCCCGGATTCGCTTACGCGCGGCACGTGGCGGGAGCGGTGCGACCGGCGATGCGCTGGGCGGCGAAGCGGCTGTGGCGCGACGACATCGCTTACGCGGAGCGACGCTTCGAGCTGCGCAAGGATGGTCGCTGGCCCGGGTAG
- a CDS encoding ABC transporter ATP-binding protein, whose amino-acid sequence MTEAIAVRGLVKRFGRTTALDGLDLSVRAGEVHGFLGPNGAGKSTTIRTLLGLLRADGGTAELLGGDPWQDATELHRRLAYVPGEVTLWPNLTGGEVIDLLTNLRGGADRGRRQELVERFDLDPRTTCRAYSKGNRQKVALIAALAADAELLILDEPTSGLDPLMEAVFREVITERRGQTVLLSSHILSEVEVLCDRVTIIRDGRAVDSGTLTELRHLSRTSIEAELLRPADGLADLPGVHDLHVSGDRVRLAVDNDALDAVLARLSSLGVKGFTGRPPTLEELFLRHYDRVAR is encoded by the coding sequence ATGACGGAAGCGATAGCGGTGCGCGGGCTGGTGAAGCGGTTCGGCCGCACCACCGCGCTGGACGGGCTCGACCTCAGCGTGCGCGCGGGTGAGGTGCACGGCTTCCTCGGACCCAACGGTGCGGGGAAGAGCACCACGATCCGGACCCTGCTGGGGCTGCTGCGCGCGGACGGGGGCACTGCCGAACTCCTCGGCGGCGATCCGTGGCAGGACGCGACCGAGCTGCACCGCAGGCTGGCCTACGTGCCGGGTGAGGTGACGCTCTGGCCGAACCTGACCGGTGGCGAGGTGATCGACCTGCTCACGAACCTGCGCGGCGGGGCGGACCGGGGCAGGCGCCAGGAGCTGGTCGAGCGCTTCGACCTCGACCCGCGCACCACCTGCCGTGCCTACTCGAAGGGCAACCGGCAGAAGGTGGCGCTGATCGCCGCGCTCGCCGCCGACGCGGAGCTGCTGATCCTCGACGAGCCCACCTCCGGGCTGGACCCGCTGATGGAGGCGGTCTTCCGCGAGGTGATCACCGAGCGGCGCGGCCAGACGGTGCTGCTGTCCAGTCACATCCTCTCCGAGGTGGAGGTGCTGTGCGACCGGGTCACGATCATCCGCGACGGGCGGGCCGTGGACTCCGGCACGCTCACCGAGCTTCGGCACCTGTCCCGCACGTCGATCGAGGCGGAGCTGCTCCGCCCCGCGGACGGGCTCGCTGACCTGCCGGGCGTGCACGACCTGCACGTCAGCGGCGACAGGGTGCGCCTCGCCGTGGACAACGACGCGCTCGACGCCGTGCTGGCGCGGCTCAGTTCCTTGGGCGTCAAGGGTTTCACCGGTCGGCCGCCGACGCTGGAGGAGCTGTTCCTGCGACACTACGACCGGGTGGCCCGATGA
- a CDS encoding class I SAM-dependent methyltransferase, with the protein MRVTEGFDKAASAYDRLVGANPGYHAQLRLSARRIGIPDQGRGQRLLDLGCGTGASTAALLRAAPEAEIVAVDGSAGMLARAKEKSWPSTVRFVHSRVEDLTLRGPFDGIFAAYLVRNLPDVDGGLRAIRGLLKPGAPFVAHEYSVADSRLAKAVWTAVCWSVIIPAGRLVSGDASLYRYLWRSVLDFDGVIDFENRLSSNGFDTIRTGSMPGWQRGVAHTFFARRPLR; encoded by the coding sequence ATGCGGGTCACCGAGGGTTTCGACAAGGCCGCGTCGGCGTACGACCGCTTGGTCGGCGCGAACCCCGGCTACCACGCGCAGCTGCGCTTGTCCGCGCGCCGCATCGGAATTCCGGACCAGGGGAGGGGGCAGCGCCTGCTCGACCTCGGGTGCGGGACGGGTGCCTCGACCGCCGCGTTGCTGCGCGCCGCGCCGGAAGCGGAGATCGTCGCGGTGGACGGCTCGGCCGGAATGTTGGCCCGTGCCAAGGAAAAGAGCTGGCCTTCCACGGTGCGCTTCGTGCACTCCCGCGTCGAGGACCTCACGCTTCGCGGGCCGTTCGACGGGATCTTCGCGGCTTACCTGGTGCGGAACCTGCCCGACGTCGACGGCGGCCTGCGCGCGATTCGCGGCCTGCTGAAGCCCGGAGCGCCGTTCGTCGCGCATGAGTACTCCGTCGCGGACTCGCGGCTCGCCAAGGCGGTGTGGACGGCGGTGTGCTGGTCGGTGATCATCCCGGCGGGGCGCCTGGTCTCCGGGGACGCCTCGCTCTACCGCTACCTGTGGCGCAGCGTGCTCGACTTCGACGGAGTGATCGACTTCGAGAACCGCTTGTCCAGCAATGGGTTCGACACCATTCGAACCGGCAGCATGCCGGGGTGGCAGCGCGGTGTCGCGCACACCTTCTTCGCCAGGAGGCCGCTGCGGTGA
- a CDS encoding FAD-dependent oxidoreductase: MSPLPGRDRRAVLHRPRPGRASADDRVVAVVGGGIAGLSAATALVERGVRVVLLEREQYLGGRVGGWPTSLSDGSQVSMNRGFHAFFRQYYTLRGLLRRTDPMLSGLTPMLDYPLVHSDGYRDTFQNLPKTPPLNAFAFALNSPTFTLRDITRLDARAALPLVDVRVPGTYDKLDHINAAEFLERLRFPPAARHLAFEVFSRSFFAAPTALSAAELATMFHLYFLGSSEGLVFDVAADSFATLWDPLGAYISKRGAEIRLGTAVESIALGGSRRFVVDGVEADGVVLAVDVPGLRGLIDRSPELGDEAWRVRIKDLRTAPPFLVSRLWLDRPVRPDRPGFLGTSGYGPLDNISVLDRYERESRAWAARTGGSVVELHGYALATVDGARERLIAELHRVYPETADARIVDERHELREDCPLFPPGGFAQRPTVSTPQEGLVLAGDLVRIDLPVALMERAATTGTHAANLLLEQFGVQGHPLWTVPVAGRWAPLRALASRFSR; this comes from the coding sequence GTGAGCCCATTGCCCGGCCGTGACCGCCGCGCCGTCCTGCACCGTCCCCGCCCCGGCCGAGCGAGCGCCGACGATCGCGTTGTCGCCGTGGTGGGCGGGGGAATCGCGGGTCTGTCGGCGGCGACCGCATTGGTGGAGCGCGGAGTTCGAGTCGTTCTGCTGGAGCGCGAGCAGTACCTGGGCGGGCGCGTCGGTGGTTGGCCGACGAGCCTGTCCGACGGTTCCCAGGTCTCCATGAACCGCGGTTTCCACGCGTTCTTCCGGCAGTACTACACCCTTCGCGGACTGTTGCGTCGCACCGATCCGATGTTGTCGGGGCTGACCCCGATGCTCGACTACCCGTTGGTGCACAGCGACGGTTACCGCGACACCTTCCAGAACCTGCCGAAGACCCCGCCGCTCAACGCCTTCGCCTTCGCGTTGAACAGCCCCACCTTCACGCTGCGCGACATCACCCGCCTCGATGCCCGCGCGGCGCTTCCGCTGGTGGACGTGCGCGTTCCGGGAACCTACGACAAGCTCGACCACATCAACGCCGCGGAGTTCCTGGAGCGGCTGCGTTTTCCGCCCGCCGCAAGGCACCTGGCGTTCGAGGTGTTCTCGCGCAGCTTCTTCGCCGCGCCGACCGCGCTGTCCGCGGCCGAACTGGCGACGATGTTCCACCTGTACTTCCTCGGCTCCAGCGAGGGCCTGGTCTTCGACGTCGCGGCCGACTCGTTCGCGACCCTGTGGGATCCGCTCGGTGCCTACATCAGCAAGCGCGGCGCGGAGATTCGCCTTGGCACAGCGGTCGAATCGATCGCGCTCGGGGGCTCGCGGCGTTTCGTCGTCGACGGCGTCGAGGCAGACGGGGTGGTCCTGGCCGTGGACGTGCCAGGGCTGCGGGGACTGATCGACCGATCACCGGAGCTCGGCGATGAAGCCTGGCGGGTCCGGATCAAGGACCTCCGCACTGCGCCGCCTTTCCTCGTGTCGCGGCTGTGGCTTGATCGGCCTGTGCGCCCCGATCGGCCAGGATTCCTCGGTACGAGCGGATATGGCCCGCTCGACAACATCAGCGTGCTCGACCGCTACGAACGAGAGTCCCGCGCCTGGGCCGCGCGCACGGGAGGCTCTGTCGTCGAGCTGCACGGCTACGCGTTGGCCACTGTGGACGGTGCGCGCGAGCGGCTGATCGCGGAGCTGCACCGCGTCTACCCGGAGACCGCGGACGCCCGGATCGTCGACGAGCGGCACGAGCTGCGCGAGGACTGCCCGCTGTTCCCGCCGGGCGGGTTCGCCCAGCGGCCGACCGTGTCGACACCGCAGGAAGGCTTGGTGCTGGCCGGAGATCTCGTGCGCATCGACCTGCCCGTGGCCTTGATGGAGCGCGCGGCGACCACCGGGACGCACGCCGCCAACCTGCTGCTGGAGCAGTTCGGCGTGCAAGGCCATCCACTGTGGACGGTGCCGGTCGCGGGCAGGTGGGCGCCGCTGCGCGCGCTCGCCTCGCGGTTCAGCCGGTAG
- a CDS encoding TetR/AcrR family transcriptional regulator — MDSREDLTARARIRDAALRHFGEHGFDRATIRGIAATAEVSSGLVRHHFGSKEALRDACDAHLARVVSEINDRVRTDLDPAPGEGVNYVAVSMAALGPYRDYIRRALVEGRAEQLFDKIAELSADWLAESDRKRPDRPVVSRQARATVTTAMALAVTVLHEHVSRGLGVDVFSPDGEDLLARVLLDLYSHPMISPDEAAALRAGLPRKPRKRQ; from the coding sequence GTGGATAGTCGAGAGGACCTGACCGCCCGGGCCCGCATCCGGGACGCGGCGCTGCGCCACTTCGGCGAGCACGGCTTCGACCGGGCGACGATCAGGGGGATCGCCGCGACGGCGGAGGTGTCGTCGGGGCTGGTCCGGCACCACTTCGGGTCGAAGGAGGCGTTGCGGGACGCGTGCGACGCCCACCTGGCGCGGGTGGTGTCGGAGATCAACGACCGGGTCCGGACCGATCTCGATCCCGCGCCCGGGGAAGGCGTCAACTACGTCGCCGTGTCCATGGCGGCGCTGGGGCCGTACCGGGACTACATCCGCCGTGCGCTGGTGGAAGGGCGCGCGGAGCAGCTGTTCGACAAGATCGCCGAGCTGAGCGCGGACTGGCTGGCGGAGTCCGATCGCAAACGGCCTGACCGCCCGGTGGTCTCCCGGCAGGCCAGGGCCACGGTGACCACGGCCATGGCCCTGGCGGTGACCGTGCTGCACGAGCACGTCTCGCGCGGCCTGGGCGTCGACGTGTTCAGCCCGGACGGCGAGGACCTGCTGGCCCGCGTCCTGCTCGACCTCTACTCCCACCCCATGATCAGCCCGGACGAGGCGGCGGCCTTGCGCGCCGGCCTGCCGAGGAAACCGAGGAAACGGCAATGA
- a CDS encoding ABC transporter permease produces the protein MNGTARLFRLALRRERTIAPWWILLLATMALVLVAYIERNMGTPELKATYVEILNRNAFFRALGGSTVEADLGVLSSWRSGGFLYVANGLAALLAVIRYTRADEDSGRTELLRAGVVGRHAGLTAALLVAGASSLAGGTATALALIVTGLEPVGSIAYGAAVTVAGWVFAGVGAVAAQLAGNARTARVVALSVLGAAYVLRYAGDASGQFWMKYVSPIGWSHLVEPYKTNRWWMLAVTIAVTAALSAVAYRLSARRDLGEGVIPARAGRAEAPHLRGPISLSWRLNRGLLAKWAAGVAVFAAAAGGMSTLGHQIGEVPAAVHLIAAFGNPAGTALDAALWPLILIFAHVIALYPVLMVQRLRAEERTGNAEIVQATPATRMRWAAGQLVVAGLGAAALLAVAGLVFGAFFAWLVGGPADVLRIFAGAMGTVPAVWLVGAVCVFAYGALPRAAVAISWITWVATATLGQVVGPLYGVWGGTPFEPFHYIPNTVARAAFDPRPAVVLVALSAVLLWGGLFALRRRDVG, from the coding sequence ATGAACGGGACCGCGCGGTTGTTCCGGTTGGCGCTGCGCCGGGAGCGGACCATCGCGCCGTGGTGGATCCTCCTGCTCGCCACCATGGCGCTGGTCCTGGTCGCCTACATCGAACGGAACATGGGCACGCCGGAGCTGAAGGCCACCTACGTCGAGATCCTGAACCGCAACGCCTTCTTCCGCGCACTGGGCGGCAGCACGGTCGAAGCCGATCTCGGCGTGCTCTCGTCGTGGCGCAGCGGCGGATTCCTGTACGTGGCCAATGGACTCGCCGCTTTGCTCGCCGTGATCCGGTACACGCGCGCGGACGAGGACTCCGGCCGGACGGAGTTGCTGCGCGCCGGGGTGGTCGGTCGCCACGCGGGCCTGACCGCGGCCCTGCTGGTCGCCGGTGCGAGCAGTCTGGCGGGGGGAACCGCGACGGCGCTCGCGCTGATCGTGACCGGCCTGGAGCCGGTGGGCTCGATCGCTTACGGGGCCGCCGTCACCGTCGCGGGCTGGGTGTTCGCCGGGGTCGGTGCCGTCGCGGCCCAGCTCGCCGGGAACGCCCGCACGGCAAGGGTTGTCGCGCTGTCCGTGCTCGGCGCCGCCTACGTGCTGCGGTACGCGGGCGACGCGAGCGGGCAGTTCTGGATGAAGTACGTCTCGCCGATCGGCTGGAGCCACCTGGTCGAGCCGTACAAGACGAATCGGTGGTGGATGCTCGCCGTCACGATCGCGGTGACGGCGGCGTTGTCGGCCGTTGCCTACCGGTTGTCGGCGCGACGCGATCTCGGTGAGGGTGTGATCCCCGCGCGGGCGGGACGCGCGGAAGCGCCGCACCTCCGTGGCCCGATCAGCCTGTCCTGGCGGCTGAACCGGGGATTGCTGGCCAAGTGGGCGGCCGGGGTCGCCGTCTTCGCCGCGGCGGCCGGTGGGATGAGCACGCTGGGACACCAGATCGGCGAGGTGCCCGCGGCCGTCCACCTCATCGCGGCCTTCGGCAACCCGGCCGGGACCGCGCTCGACGCCGCCCTGTGGCCGCTCATCCTGATCTTCGCGCACGTCATCGCGCTGTACCCGGTGCTCATGGTGCAGCGGCTGCGCGCCGAGGAACGCACCGGCAACGCGGAGATCGTCCAGGCGACGCCCGCGACCCGGATGCGCTGGGCCGCCGGGCAGCTCGTGGTCGCCGGGCTCGGCGCGGCCGCGTTGCTGGCCGTCGCCGGACTGGTGTTCGGCGCGTTCTTCGCGTGGCTCGTCGGCGGGCCCGCGGACGTCCTGCGCATCTTCGCCGGAGCCATGGGGACCGTGCCCGCGGTGTGGCTGGTCGGGGCGGTCTGCGTGTTCGCCTACGGGGCGCTGCCGAGGGCCGCCGTGGCGATCTCGTGGATCACCTGGGTGGCGACGGCGACCCTCGGCCAGGTCGTCGGCCCGCTGTACGGGGTGTGGGGCGGCACCCCGTTCGAGCCGTTCCACTACATCCCGAACACCGTTGCCAGGGCCGCCTTCGACCCGCGACCGGCCGTGGTGCTGGTGGCGCTGTCCGCGGTGCTGCTCTGGGGCGGCCTGTTCGCCTTGCGGCGCCGCGATGTCGGCTAG